From the genome of Pelobacter propionicus DSM 2379, one region includes:
- a CDS encoding STAS domain-containing protein — protein sequence MTVFCIKVDLSADNGATRRLRLFGSITSGNVGEVLLQLTREFDETENILIDFSGITEIDLAGLKLFCSCHRNLLFSGKELRITGHDHAVMRDAIPAEGRQAGWGCGIDWHHSCIWLSGG from the coding sequence ATGACTGTTTTTTGTATCAAAGTTGATCTGTCAGCGGACAACGGGGCCACACGGCGCCTCAGGTTGTTCGGTTCGATAACGTCCGGAAACGTCGGTGAGGTGCTGCTCCAGCTGACCAGGGAATTCGACGAGACGGAGAACATTCTGATCGATTTTTCCGGTATTACGGAAATCGATCTCGCCGGGCTGAAGCTGTTCTGCTCCTGCCATCGCAACCTGCTCTTCTCCGGAAAGGAGCTCCGCATAACCGGTCATGACCATGCCGTCATGCGCGACGCGATTCCCGCCGAAGGGCGTCAGGCCGGCTGGGGGTGCGGCATTGACTGGCATCACAGCTGCATCTGGCTGTCGGGAGGCTGA